A genomic region of Oncorhynchus mykiss isolate Arlee chromosome 2, USDA_OmykA_1.1, whole genome shotgun sequence contains the following coding sequences:
- the LOC110537161 gene encoding N-acetyltransferase 14 has product MVKLELDQVVMRRMREDDIETVKAIVKEGCQGTENRLILHILTRPVCLLLLATVSSVLRCFLHSFILALIIPVFLLIIYLKFTMPRSTGVLGTSRPYWDYVGSSYRGAQDETLPNPYSRISGKPPPAKGKARRRTKPKAEDKDKDSSPEIVDVEREKAAGQVWVADCEGEIVGCVSREGDCRLGMRRFCRVVVGCWYRREGLGRLLVQSLEQRERQTGARRVYAHVPYPSAVGEAFFRKLGYRLQGEVGYDGEEEEEDEEQPERTFLGFHVTKVFVKDLK; this is encoded by the exons ATGGTAAAGCTGGAGCTAGATCAGGTGGtaatgaggaggatgagggaagATGACATCGAGACTGTCAAAGCTATCGTCAAG gagGGTTGTCAGGGAACAGAAAACCGTCTGATCCTCCACATCCTGACTCGTCCTGTCTGCCTCCTACTCCTGGCCACCGTCTCTTCTGTCCTCCGCTGCTTCCTTCACTCCTTCATCCTGGCCCTCATCATCCCTGTCTTCCTGCTCATCATCTACCTCAAGTTCACCATGCCACGCTCCACCGGAGTGCTGGGCACCAGCCGGCCCTACTGGGACTATGTGGGGAGCAGTTACCGAGGGGCGCAGGACGAGACCCTTCCCAACCCCTATAGCAGGATCAGTGGGAAACCCCCACCGGCTAAA GGCAAGGCCAGACGGAGGACCAAACCCAAGGCAGAGGACAAGGACAAAGACTCGTCTCCTGAGATCGTAGAcgtggagagggagaaggcagcAGGGCAGGTGTGGGTGGCGGACTGTGAGGGGGAGATCGTGGGCTGTGTGTCCAGGGAGGGTGACTGTCGTCTGGGGATGAGGAGGTTCTGCAGGGTGGTGGTGGGCTGCTGGTACCGCCGAGAGGGCCTCGGCAGACTGCTGGTCCAGAgtctggagcagagggagaggcagacaggggCCAGGAGGGTCTACGCCCACGTCCCCTACCCCTCTGCAGTAGGAGAGGCCTTCTTCAGGAAGCTGGGCTACAGGCTGCAGGGGGAGGTGGGCTACGAtggggaggaagaagaagaggacgaaGAGCAGCCAGAGAGGACATTTCTGGGCTTCCATGTCACTAAGGTGTTTGTCAAAGACCTTAAGTGA